Proteins from a genomic interval of Chitinophagales bacterium:
- a CDS encoding glycosyltransferase family 39 protein: MKRENVNNKTALISISIFVLLLGLTRLLFSTGIEIDESEQSYLSQWLLLGYDIQPPLYTWTNIALIEVFGNHHWVYVFFRMVLMLMSYYGLFLIFSRMSQNKKIGFGAVIFSLFLAQFSTESLRHTHTVLVTVASIWSMVYLERIWQKPQWKYYVLLGFTLAMGILSKYNFLIFMSSVCLALLLLPKGRSILITSKTLVTLFITASIIGPHFTWIWQNIWELAGGVSSDLGSTSNDSMWMAKVLGLQVLLVNLLSFLSVFLVAFGLTHFRRLQSASQTKSEWIAFFEYFFLLVIGQLVFAVLIFNATIFHERWMQPFFVFFPGYCLLKCYPYSIPSKTWKLFQRMAYLASATILIIVVMRIAVFPYFFQKTIRLNLPHEQFCEDLQPIIAKNDIDLIVTDEVLLGGYLSMVFPETVVIVQEPKYAMVNLHAFGKNKNALLVWTWSWRTHEVHSAKKIPPSLQSLLETYQKERIAGNRLVR; encoded by the coding sequence ATGAAAAGAGAAAATGTTAACAATAAAACGGCTTTGATTTCAATCAGTATTTTCGTGCTGCTTTTGGGTTTGACGAGGCTTCTATTCTCAACGGGTATTGAAATCGACGAATCAGAACAATCCTATCTATCCCAATGGTTGTTATTGGGTTACGACATCCAGCCACCTCTCTATACTTGGACAAACATTGCCTTGATTGAAGTTTTTGGCAACCATCACTGGGTGTATGTTTTTTTCAGAATGGTGCTTATGTTGATGAGCTATTATGGCCTGTTTTTGATTTTCAGTCGCATGAGCCAAAACAAAAAAATAGGATTTGGAGCAGTAATTTTTTCTCTGTTCTTAGCCCAATTTTCAACCGAATCCTTGCGGCATACACATACCGTATTGGTCACAGTGGCAAGCATTTGGAGCATGGTATATTTGGAAAGAATTTGGCAAAAGCCTCAATGGAAGTACTATGTTTTATTGGGTTTCACACTTGCTATGGGTATTTTGTCTAAATACAATTTCTTGATTTTCATGTCCAGTGTTTGTCTTGCCTTATTACTACTGCCCAAAGGTAGAAGCATCTTGATCACATCAAAAACATTAGTAACTCTTTTCATAACAGCTTCAATAATTGGCCCACATTTCACATGGATTTGGCAAAATATATGGGAGTTGGCAGGTGGAGTAAGTTCTGATTTAGGCTCTACCAGCAATGATTCTATGTGGATGGCAAAAGTCTTGGGGCTACAAGTTTTATTGGTCAATCTCTTATCGTTTTTATCTGTTTTTTTAGTCGCTTTTGGTTTGACCCACTTCCGTAGGCTTCAATCAGCATCCCAAACCAAAAGCGAATGGATAGCTTTCTTTGAGTACTTTTTTCTCTTGGTTATTGGACAGTTGGTTTTTGCAGTCCTTATCTTCAATGCCACTATTTTTCATGAAAGATGGATGCAGCCCTTCTTTGTCTTTTTCCCCGGATACTGTCTATTGAAGTGTTACCCCTACTCTATACCCTCGAAAACTTGGAAGCTGTTTCAACGAATGGCTTATTTAGCATCAGCTACCATTCTCATCATTGTTGTGATGCGCATTGCAGTATTTCCCTACTTTTTCCAAAAAACCATTCGCCTAAACCTCCCACACGAGCAGTTTTGTGAAGATTTGCAGCCCATTATAGCAAAGAACGATATTGACCTCATTGTTACCGATGAGGTTTTATTGGGAGGATACCTCAGTATGGTATTCCCTGAAACAGTTGTGATTGTACAAGAACCGAAATATGCAATGGTTAATCTACATGCCTTTGGTAAAAATAAAAATGCACTTTTGGTATGGACTTGGTCTTGGAGAACCCACGAAGTTCATTCTGCAAAAAAAATACCTCCCTCTCTGCAATCACTATTAGAAACATATCAAAAAGAGCGTATTGCAGGTAATAGACTTGTACG
- a CDS encoding PepSY-like domain-containing protein, translating to MKNIIFFVLSIVCVGFMTSCDKEEVLSATDETVEQIIVSSNKTTLEDADIPIEITNYVAAKFPNNWIEQARLASGLGYEVWLDDYSEVFFSTDGEFLREGAPRGKHGRRGNFGELIALEDLPTTITDYVTANYSDATIERARLGDRGYLVGLDTGVSLLFDTEGNFEGERTCGGGDGDRGHNVAIEDLPSAITDYIAANYPDTAIERAKTYPDGYKVKLEDGTKLAFDTEGNLLEL from the coding sequence ATGAAAAATATCATTTTTTTCGTATTGTCAATTGTATGTGTGGGTTTTATGACTTCTTGCGACAAAGAAGAGGTTTTGTCTGCAACCGATGAAACTGTAGAACAAATCATTGTGAGCAGCAACAAAACTACTTTGGAGGATGCCGACATTCCTATCGAAATCACCAACTATGTAGCTGCCAAATTTCCTAACAATTGGATTGAACAGGCACGATTGGCTTCAGGTTTGGGCTATGAAGTATGGTTAGACGACTATTCAGAAGTATTTTTTAGTACAGATGGCGAATTTTTGAGAGAAGGTGCGCCTCGTGGCAAACATGGCAGACGTGGCAATTTTGGAGAGTTGATTGCATTGGAGGATTTACCTACTACGATTACCGATTATGTGACAGCGAATTATTCTGATGCAACGATTGAACGAGCAAGATTGGGCGATAGAGGTTATTTGGTGGGTTTGGATACTGGCGTTTCTTTGTTGTTTGATACCGAAGGTAATTTTGAAGGTGAAAGAACCTGTGGTGGAGGTGATGGTGATAGAGGACACAATGTGGCAATTGAAGATTTACCAAGTGCCATTACTGACTATATTGCAGCCAATTATCCCGATACTGCCATTGAACGAGCCAAAACCTATCCCGATGGCTATAAAGTGAAGTTGGAGGATGGCACTAAGTTGGCATTTGATACAGAAGGGAATTTGTTGGAGTTATAA
- a CDS encoding ROK family protein, whose product MENIYRLGIDLGGTKIEGIILDGNGQELFRERIATEREKGYQHILSNIHQMYQTMTAHIGEQAHTFGIGTPGAVSRKTGLLKNSNTVCMNGQPLKEDLEALLQHSVAIQNDANCFAMAEALLGAGKGNKLVFGVIMGTGCGGGIVFDEKVLTGLQSIGGEWGHMSIDPNGPLCYCGDKGCTESYISGGGAEILYESIYQQKLKLKEIVANYRLSETKAVEFMQQFFVNFGRAMSNLINILDPDIIVIGGGVSNIPELYTEGVEQVRQHVFSDSLETPIVQHHLGDSAGVIGAALIGI is encoded by the coding sequence ATGGAGAATATATACCGTTTGGGCATTGATTTGGGAGGCACTAAAATTGAAGGAATCATTTTGGATGGCAACGGGCAAGAACTCTTTCGGGAACGCATAGCTACTGAGCGTGAAAAAGGTTATCAGCACATTTTGAGCAACATTCATCAAATGTACCAGACTATGACCGCTCATATTGGAGAGCAAGCACATACTTTTGGCATTGGTACGCCGGGAGCAGTTTCTCGAAAAACGGGTTTGCTCAAAAATAGCAATACGGTCTGTATGAATGGTCAGCCATTGAAGGAAGATTTGGAGGCATTGCTGCAACACTCGGTAGCGATTCAAAACGATGCCAACTGCTTTGCGATGGCAGAAGCACTACTTGGAGCGGGTAAAGGCAACAAATTGGTTTTTGGAGTGATTATGGGAACGGGCTGTGGCGGTGGTATTGTATTCGACGAAAAAGTTTTGACGGGGCTGCAAAGCATTGGAGGAGAATGGGGTCACATGAGCATTGACCCCAATGGGCCGCTTTGTTATTGTGGTGACAAAGGTTGTACGGAGTCCTATATCAGTGGTGGTGGTGCGGAAATATTGTACGAAAGCATTTATCAACAAAAATTGAAACTCAAAGAAATTGTAGCTAATTATCGATTGAGTGAAACGAAAGCGGTTGAATTTATGCAGCAGTTTTTTGTCAACTTTGGCAGAGCCATGAGCAACCTTATCAATATTTTGGATCCTGACATCATTGTTATTGGAGGCGGGGTGTCCAATATTCCTGAGCTTTATACCGAGGGTGTGGAGCAGGTCAGACAGCACGTTTTTAGTGATAGTTTGGAAACACCGATTGTGCAGCATCATTTGGGAGATTCGGCAGGGGTGATTGGAGCGGCATTGATTGGGATTTAA
- the hemN gene encoding oxygen-independent coproporphyrinogen III oxidase, producing the protein MKQDLLSKYNVPAPRYTSYPTVPYWQDSPPSQKEWINCVQNSFVENSEISLYIHLPYCESLCTYCGCNKRITKNHQVEQPYIESLLKEWQQYLAIFPQKPILKELHLGGGTPTFFQPTYLQYLIGEILKGVELSSTHHFSFEAHPSSTTFQHLTTLRACGFNRISIGVQDFDNEILQIINRQQTYEDVERVVIEARELGYDSINFDLIFGLPLQTPTHILSTFEKVNALRPDRIAFYSYAHVPWVSPSQRAYSEKDLPTGQAKRDLYELGKKLLEDSGYGEIGLDHFALPTDALYKAAKTEVLHRNFMGYTPFNTKLNLALGASSISDSWTAFVQNEKTIEAYQKRVELGEFPIVKGHLLHKEDQVLRQHILNLICNYQTDWLDENLQCDALYEGLERLKPMIEDGLLSTDDFQLKVNQIGKPFIRNICMALDSRYWAKQPNKQLFSNVV; encoded by the coding sequence ATGAAACAAGATTTGTTATCCAAATACAATGTACCCGCTCCGAGATATACAAGTTATCCAACCGTTCCCTATTGGCAAGACTCTCCACCAAGCCAAAAAGAATGGATTAACTGCGTTCAAAACTCTTTTGTAGAAAACAGTGAAATCAGCTTGTACATTCACCTACCCTATTGTGAAAGCCTCTGTACTTACTGTGGCTGCAATAAGCGCATCACCAAAAACCACCAGGTAGAACAGCCTTACATTGAGAGCCTATTGAAGGAATGGCAACAATATTTGGCGATTTTTCCTCAAAAACCCATTTTGAAGGAGCTCCATTTGGGAGGCGGAACACCCACTTTTTTTCAGCCTACCTACCTTCAATATTTGATTGGAGAAATTTTGAAGGGAGTAGAATTGAGTAGCACGCATCATTTTAGTTTTGAAGCACATCCTTCCAGCACTACTTTCCAACACCTTACTACCTTACGTGCCTGTGGATTCAACCGAATCAGTATTGGCGTACAAGATTTTGACAACGAGATTCTCCAAATCATCAACCGTCAACAGACCTACGAAGATGTCGAAAGAGTGGTGATTGAAGCAAGGGAACTAGGCTATGATTCTATCAATTTTGATTTGATTTTTGGCTTACCTCTCCAAACTCCTACCCACATTCTGTCGACTTTTGAGAAGGTAAACGCACTGCGTCCCGACCGCATTGCTTTTTACAGTTATGCCCATGTGCCGTGGGTCAGTCCGAGCCAAAGAGCCTATTCCGAAAAAGATTTGCCGACAGGTCAGGCAAAAAGAGATTTATACGAATTGGGAAAAAAATTGTTGGAAGATTCGGGATATGGCGAAATAGGTTTGGATCACTTTGCCCTCCCAACAGATGCCCTCTACAAGGCTGCAAAGACAGAGGTTTTGCATAGAAATTTTATGGGTTATACCCCCTTCAATACCAAGCTGAATTTGGCATTGGGCGCATCCTCGATTAGTGATAGTTGGACTGCTTTTGTGCAGAATGAAAAAACCATTGAAGCCTATCAAAAACGAGTTGAATTGGGTGAATTTCCGATTGTAAAAGGGCATCTACTTCACAAGGAAGACCAGGTTTTGCGGCAGCATATTCTCAATTTGATTTGCAACTATCAAACAGATTGGTTAGATGAAAACCTTCAATGTGATGCCCTGTACGAAGGTTTGGAGCGATTGAAACCCATGATAGAAGATGGTTTGCTTTCAACGGACGATTTCCAATTGAAGGTAAATCAAATCGGAAAGCCTTTTATCCGAAATATTTGTATGGCATTGGATAGCAGATATTGGGCAAAACAACCGAATAAGCAGCTTTTTAGTAACGTTGTATAG